Proteins encoded in a region of the Luteolibacter flavescens genome:
- a CDS encoding RecB family exonuclease, translating into MIAFASPPESTTLPDYISPSAAKSYLACSLRFYFERVAEIKKPTTPALHLGKAVHAALQAFHLARWRGTDDSPEVIASAFEDSFLKLEREEGPVRWKEGERESCRLAGLRVIAAYLDSSEVLRGKPRAVEVPLTETIPGLSVPLTGVIDLVLENFAPIDFKSAAAKPDPQHAAFDHELQLVAYQLLLEAAIGEKPPALDLVYLVKTKVPKVIRVSSPPADGKRKDRVVRLIDTAVTGMSEGRFHPQPGMTCMSCQFRNECKRWPGIMDERRAAA; encoded by the coding sequence ATGATCGCGTTCGCCAGCCCACCGGAGTCCACGACCCTCCCGGATTACATCAGTCCGTCGGCGGCGAAGTCCTATCTCGCGTGCTCGCTTCGTTTTTACTTCGAGCGCGTGGCGGAGATCAAAAAGCCGACCACACCGGCACTGCACCTCGGCAAGGCCGTCCACGCCGCGCTACAGGCCTTCCACCTGGCACGCTGGCGGGGAACGGACGACTCGCCCGAGGTGATCGCCTCCGCCTTTGAGGACTCGTTCCTCAAGCTGGAGCGTGAGGAAGGGCCGGTGCGGTGGAAGGAAGGCGAGCGGGAAAGCTGCCGGCTCGCCGGCCTGCGCGTCATCGCCGCCTACTTGGACTCCAGTGAAGTACTCCGTGGGAAACCGCGGGCAGTCGAGGTGCCGTTGACCGAGACCATCCCCGGGCTGTCGGTGCCGCTCACCGGCGTCATCGACCTCGTGTTGGAGAACTTCGCCCCCATCGACTTCAAGTCGGCGGCGGCGAAGCCTGACCCGCAGCACGCGGCCTTCGATCACGAACTCCAGCTAGTGGCCTACCAGCTCCTGCTGGAGGCCGCCATCGGTGAGAAGCCGCCGGCTCTAGACCTGGTCTACCTCGTGAAGACGAAAGTCCCGAAAGTCATCCGGGTATCGTCGCCACCGGCGGATGGCAAGCGCAAGGACCGGGTGGTCCGCCTGATCGACACCGCCGTCACCGGCATGTCGGAGGGGCGCTTTCATCCCCAGCCCGGCATGACCTGCATGAGTTGCCAGTTCCGCAACGAGTGCAAGCGGTGGCCGGGCATCATGGATGAAAGGAGGGCGGCCGCATGA
- a CDS encoding DUF3150 domain-containing protein has protein sequence MSNNQFNIPLLEAVCRRGVLCATSVRYWRGCKRLNAEDLGLDPANVSDRLIQLGHKRLVPREALAAFALIESRAHALVEGSSFPFLGGIARFVPNPRLAALNEGLDRLKEEFRQAVLDFVAGYGPLRDRALAEWRDAAQHLNGNAESLLITIEQAFPPHGDIAKRFGFESKFFQVAAPESLRLEVSESIEQMEIADQRRRVAEDAQRRLQSDLDGFIRESVTTLREETARLASDVLATIEGSDGGVHQRTLNRLTTFIDSFRTLNFAGDAQLEGTLERFREQLLTRSAEDYRNDSGAMTNLRDGLNRLHDAALAMARTDGRDVISRFGQFGGRRLAVAS, from the coding sequence ATGTCCAACAACCAATTCAACATCCCGCTCCTCGAAGCCGTGTGCCGCCGGGGCGTCCTTTGTGCCACCAGCGTCCGCTACTGGCGCGGTTGCAAGCGACTCAACGCCGAAGACCTCGGCCTTGACCCTGCCAACGTTTCCGACCGTCTCATCCAGCTCGGCCACAAGCGGCTCGTGCCACGTGAGGCCTTGGCAGCATTCGCGCTAATCGAGTCCCGCGCCCACGCCCTCGTGGAAGGATCATCGTTCCCGTTCCTCGGCGGGATTGCCCGCTTCGTCCCCAATCCCCGGCTCGCGGCCCTCAACGAAGGGCTCGACCGATTAAAGGAAGAGTTCCGCCAGGCGGTGCTCGACTTCGTCGCCGGCTACGGCCCGCTCCGGGATCGTGCCTTGGCGGAGTGGCGGGACGCCGCACAGCACCTCAACGGCAACGCGGAGAGCCTGCTCATCACCATCGAACAGGCGTTTCCGCCCCACGGCGACATCGCCAAGCGCTTCGGCTTCGAGTCGAAGTTCTTCCAAGTGGCGGCTCCGGAGAGCCTCCGCCTGGAGGTGTCGGAGTCCATCGAGCAGATGGAGATCGCCGACCAGCGCCGCCGCGTCGCGGAGGATGCTCAGCGCCGTCTCCAATCGGACCTCGACGGATTCATCCGGGAAAGCGTCACCACGCTCCGGGAGGAAACCGCCCGGCTTGCGTCCGACGTCCTCGCGACCATCGAGGGCAGCGACGGGGGCGTGCACCAACGCACGCTCAACCGTCTGACGACGTTCATCGACAGCTTCCGCACCTTGAACTTCGCCGGTGACGCCCAGCTCGAAGGCACCCTCGAACGCTTCCGCGAGCAACTGCTCACCCGGAGCGCCGAGGACTACCGCAACGACAGCGGCGCGATGACCAACCTGCGGGACGGCCTCAACCGTCTCCATGACGCCGCGCTCGCCATGGCCCGAACCGACGGCCGCGACGTGATCAGCCGCTTCGGCCAGTTCGGCGGTCGCCGGCTGGCCGTGGCGAGCTGA
- a CDS encoding DUF1257 domain-containing protein — MSHFTTIQTEVRDLEALRDACTELDLVLESGIMCRGYAGINRAAHHVVRLKGPYDIAVDPSEDGGRYALTTDWWGGHVEREVGAGFGRLLQSYGVQKTIREARTRGLRFSRQIEPDGCVLLTLEGGAL, encoded by the coding sequence ATGTCCCATTTCACGACCATCCAGACCGAGGTCCGCGACCTCGAAGCCCTCCGCGACGCCTGCACCGAACTCGACCTCGTGCTCGAGTCCGGGATCATGTGCCGCGGCTATGCGGGGATCAACCGAGCCGCCCACCATGTGGTCCGGCTGAAAGGCCCTTACGATATCGCCGTCGATCCGTCCGAAGACGGAGGACGCTATGCGCTGACCACCGACTGGTGGGGCGGGCACGTCGAGCGCGAGGTGGGTGCCGGCTTCGGCCGTCTACTGCAAAGCTACGGCGTTCAGAAGACGATCCGGGAAGCCCGGACCCGGGGCCTTCGCTTCAGCCGTCAGATCGAGCCGGACGGCTGCGTCCTGCTCACCTTGGAAGGAGGTGCGCTGTGA
- a CDS encoding DUF2997 domain-containing protein — protein MSPTGDIQVEAEGFQGKGCEASTREIEQALGNRTSRTIKPEHRHGGISVQQQQTLGGS, from the coding sequence GTGTCGCCGACCGGAGACATCCAGGTGGAAGCGGAGGGCTTCCAAGGCAAGGGCTGCGAGGCATCCACCCGCGAGATCGAGCAAGCCCTCGGTAACCGCACCTCCCGCACGATCAAGCCCGAGCACCGGCACGGCGGCATTTCCGTCCAGCAACAGCAAACCCTCGGCGGGTCATGA
- a CDS encoding AAA family ATPase, whose amino-acid sequence MNLITYLRAGYPGLVLVTPEEARAEAELAAACAELQRHLHAWSSTDGLVDVQSGRATPCPDPLEALMHVEALFRQEGERHVVMLRDLQLHLEQNDPMLVRRLKDLLRLAKGAGHALVPTGCRFKLPPELEHEVAVIDLDLPDLGKLGEVLDGILRSADQQPLHDEVRESVLHAALGLTTVEAENAFALSMVECGRVDPILVAREKARTLKRGGLVEVIEAKPNLDDIGGLDSLKRWLSQRRPAFGAAARDYGLPVPKGLLIVGIPGTGKSLTAKATASVLQLPLLRLDMGRVFGGIVGQSEANLRSVIRTAEAIAPCVLWLDEIEKGFAGSTGSGSSDGGTSSRVFGSFLSWMQEKEKPVFVVATANDVSQLPPEFLRKGRFDEMFFVDLPDAKEREAIWKIVIARHRRDPKSQSIADLAKATDGFTGAEIEGAYREALHEAFAEGREPPPSDIRSAIAATTPVSKLMEERIEALRKWSKGRAREAGVVGKPAPMSQRPTRRVQSLN is encoded by the coding sequence ATGAATTTGATCACGTATTTACGCGCTGGGTATCCCGGCCTTGTTCTCGTCACACCTGAAGAAGCACGCGCCGAAGCCGAACTGGCCGCCGCCTGTGCCGAACTCCAACGCCACCTCCACGCCTGGTCGTCCACCGACGGCCTGGTCGATGTCCAATCCGGCCGCGCCACCCCGTGCCCGGATCCGCTGGAAGCCCTCATGCACGTCGAAGCCCTCTTCCGCCAGGAGGGGGAACGCCACGTCGTAATGCTGCGCGACCTCCAACTCCACCTTGAACAGAACGACCCGATGCTCGTCCGCCGGCTGAAGGATCTCCTTCGCCTCGCCAAGGGTGCCGGGCACGCGCTGGTTCCCACCGGTTGCCGCTTCAAGCTGCCGCCGGAACTCGAACACGAAGTCGCCGTCATCGACCTCGACCTGCCCGACCTTGGCAAACTCGGCGAGGTCCTCGACGGCATTCTCCGCTCCGCCGACCAGCAGCCCCTCCACGACGAAGTCCGTGAAAGTGTCCTTCATGCGGCCCTCGGCCTCACCACCGTGGAGGCGGAGAATGCCTTCGCGCTGTCCATGGTCGAATGCGGTCGCGTGGATCCGATCCTAGTCGCCCGGGAAAAGGCCCGCACCTTGAAGCGCGGTGGTCTCGTCGAAGTGATCGAGGCAAAACCGAACCTCGACGACATCGGTGGGCTCGACTCGCTCAAGCGCTGGCTGTCCCAGCGTCGCCCCGCATTCGGAGCCGCCGCTCGAGACTACGGGCTGCCGGTGCCGAAGGGGTTGCTCATCGTCGGCATCCCCGGCACCGGCAAGAGCCTCACGGCAAAAGCCACCGCCAGCGTGCTGCAGCTCCCCCTGCTGCGTCTCGACATGGGCCGGGTGTTCGGCGGCATTGTCGGCCAGAGCGAGGCCAACCTCCGTTCGGTCATCCGGACAGCCGAGGCCATTGCCCCTTGTGTCCTGTGGTTAGATGAAATTGAGAAGGGTTTTGCGGGGAGCACTGGCAGCGGAAGTTCCGACGGTGGCACCTCGTCGCGGGTCTTCGGCTCCTTCCTGTCCTGGATGCAGGAAAAAGAGAAGCCGGTGTTCGTGGTAGCCACGGCCAATGATGTGAGCCAACTCCCGCCGGAGTTCCTGCGCAAGGGCCGGTTCGACGAGATGTTCTTCGTCGATCTGCCTGACGCGAAGGAGCGCGAGGCCATCTGGAAGATCGTCATCGCCCGGCATCGGCGTGATCCGAAGTCACAGAGCATCGCCGACCTCGCCAAGGCGACCGACGGGTTCACCGGTGCGGAAATTGAAGGTGCCTACCGGGAGGCATTGCATGAGGCGTTCGCCGAAGGACGTGAACCGCCCCCCTCGGACATCCGCTCCGCCATTGCAGCCACCACCCCGGTGTCGAAGTTGATGGAGGAGCGCATCGAAGCATTGCGGAAGTGGTCGAAGGGCCGAGCCCGTGAAGCGGGAGTTGTCGGCAAGCCGGCACCAATGTCACAACGCCCGACGCGCCGGGTGCAGTCCCTGAACTGA
- a CDS encoding nucleotidyl transferase AbiEii/AbiGii toxin family protein: MKSEGLVESIRQRLINLSRERGVVFDTLLVQYGLERLLFRLQASGEAAAFVLKGAMLYHVWGGDTRRPTRDLDLLGRGTPEPERVAGVFRRIVAAEVPDDGLKFSDPVAEPIREDASYGGVRVKMTARLGNIRIPIQVDVGFGDAVDPPPQEREFPVLLGTLPAPVIRVYPPETVVAEKLDALVVLDLQNSRLKDFFDLHFLLTGDQLDRSQLAASIHGTFQRRGTAFPEECPTGLSDEFGRLKQAMWKAFLNRNILTGAPADFVEVVRVIRAALPFGWQD, encoded by the coding sequence ATGAAATCCGAGGGACTTGTCGAATCGATCCGCCAGCGCCTGATCAACCTCAGCCGGGAACGCGGAGTCGTCTTCGATACCTTGCTGGTCCAGTACGGCTTGGAGCGCCTGCTGTTTCGCTTGCAAGCTTCGGGAGAGGCGGCCGCTTTCGTGCTTAAGGGCGCGATGCTCTACCATGTCTGGGGTGGCGATACCCGCCGGCCGACACGAGATCTCGATCTACTCGGGCGCGGAACTCCGGAACCCGAGCGTGTGGCTGGAGTTTTCCGGCGCATTGTTGCCGCCGAGGTTCCCGACGACGGCCTGAAGTTCAGCGATCCGGTGGCCGAGCCGATCCGCGAGGACGCGTCGTATGGAGGAGTCCGGGTGAAAATGACCGCGCGCTTGGGCAACATCCGCATCCCCATCCAGGTGGACGTCGGCTTTGGCGATGCCGTAGATCCGCCACCGCAGGAGCGCGAGTTCCCGGTGCTGCTCGGCACCCTGCCGGCTCCGGTGATCCGGGTCTATCCGCCGGAGACGGTGGTGGCGGAGAAACTGGATGCGCTGGTGGTGCTCGACCTCCAGAATAGCCGGCTGAAGGACTTCTTCGACCTGCACTTCCTGCTGACCGGCGATCAGCTTGATCGGAGCCAGTTGGCGGCAAGCATCCACGGCACCTTCCAGCGCCGCGGCACGGCTTTTCCCGAGGAATGTCCCACGGGGTTGAGCGACGAATTCGGTCGGCTGAAGCAGGCGATGTGGAAAGCGTTCCTGAACCGCAACATCCTGACCGGTGCGCCAGCGGACTTCGTGGAGGTGGTGCGGGTGATCCGGGCGGCGTTGCCATTCGGCTGGCAGGATTGA
- a CDS encoding type IV toxin-antitoxin system AbiEi family antitoxin domain-containing protein, with the protein MDPLARAFGGATVLRSRDLESRGISRESLRRAAREGGVVHIGRGLYALPDVPATENHTLVMVVTRIPSARISHLSALAFHGLTTQNPREVWITLPRTVRVPEEAALPLRVVRCQVDALDEGLQWHGIEGAKVPVYSVARTVVDLFRQRNKIGIDVAIEALREAWRGRRFQLKELNRLAERFRMTRVMKPYLESLLS; encoded by the coding sequence ATGGATCCGCTGGCTCGGGCCTTCGGAGGGGCCACCGTGCTGCGCTCCAGGGATCTGGAGTCTCGGGGGATTTCTCGTGAATCGCTGCGTCGGGCAGCGCGGGAAGGAGGAGTAGTGCATATCGGGCGCGGACTTTACGCGCTGCCCGATGTGCCCGCGACCGAGAACCACACGCTGGTGATGGTGGTCACCCGCATTCCGTCGGCGAGGATCAGCCACCTGAGTGCGCTGGCTTTCCACGGGCTGACCACTCAGAACCCGCGAGAGGTGTGGATCACCCTACCTCGCACGGTCCGTGTACCGGAGGAAGCGGCACTGCCCCTGAGGGTGGTACGTTGTCAGGTGGACGCGCTGGACGAGGGACTGCAATGGCACGGGATCGAGGGAGCCAAGGTGCCGGTCTATTCGGTCGCCCGCACCGTCGTGGATCTCTTCCGCCAGCGGAACAAGATCGGCATCGACGTGGCCATCGAGGCGCTTCGCGAGGCGTGGAGGGGACGGAGATTCCAGCTCAAGGAACTCAACCGGCTGGCGGAGAGATTCCGCATGACGCGCGTGATGAAGCCCTACCTGGAGAGCCTGCTTTCATGA
- a CDS encoding Fic family protein, producing MRRIATIESAGSSTRIEGARLSDREVEVLLRGIGAESFQSRDEEEVAGYAYVAETVQAARQDLRLTEGILLQLHRDLLRYSGKDERHRGSWKTLPNHVAAFDADGREIGIVFQTTSPFDTPRAMEELLSWHLKEEQELDLHPLLRIAVFVAVFLAIHPFQDGNGRLSRILTNLLLLRAGYGHAAYSSLESVIEHNKEAYYLALRRTQTTLTSGSPDWEPWILFFLRSMNSQVQRLRERLGKLPDGSTPASHLSPLAEKLLTLLNERGTLTVAEAESTTGANRNTLKEKFRELVEAGAATLHGKGRGAHYRPGRGS from the coding sequence TTGCGCCGGATCGCCACCATTGAAAGTGCCGGTTCGTCCACCCGGATCGAGGGCGCCCGACTGAGCGATCGGGAAGTGGAAGTCTTGCTTCGGGGGATCGGAGCCGAATCCTTCCAGTCCCGGGACGAAGAAGAGGTCGCCGGCTACGCCTACGTGGCCGAGACCGTCCAGGCGGCTCGGCAGGACCTTCGCCTGACCGAGGGGATCCTCCTTCAACTGCACCGCGATTTGCTCCGCTACAGCGGGAAGGACGAGCGGCATCGGGGAAGCTGGAAAACCCTTCCCAACCACGTCGCGGCTTTCGATGCCGACGGGCGGGAAATCGGGATCGTTTTCCAAACCACCAGTCCCTTCGACACGCCCCGGGCGATGGAGGAGCTGCTGAGTTGGCACCTCAAGGAAGAGCAGGAATTGGATCTCCACCCGCTGCTGCGAATCGCCGTGTTCGTCGCCGTCTTCCTCGCCATCCATCCGTTTCAGGACGGCAACGGCCGCCTGTCGCGGATCCTCACCAATCTTCTGTTGCTACGCGCCGGCTACGGGCATGCCGCCTACAGTTCGCTCGAAAGCGTCATCGAGCACAACAAGGAGGCCTACTACCTGGCCCTGCGCCGGACCCAGACCACCTTGACCAGCGGAAGTCCCGACTGGGAGCCCTGGATCCTGTTTTTCCTGCGGTCGATGAATTCCCAAGTGCAGCGCTTGCGGGAACGACTCGGGAAGCTGCCCGACGGATCGACTCCCGCCAGCCATCTTTCGCCCTTGGCGGAGAAGCTCCTGACGCTCCTCAACGAGCGGGGCACCTTGACGGTGGCCGAAGCTGAAAGCACGACCGGAGCAAACCGGAATACCCTCAAAGAGAAGTTCCGTGAACTGGTGGAAGCAGGTGCTGCCACCCTCCACGGCAAGGGGCGCGGTGCCCACTATCGGCCGGGGCGCGGAAGCTGA
- a CDS encoding WGR domain-containing protein, which yields MPTTLYYREGGSDKVYQADIEPAGDGFQVTFAYGRRGATLQTGTKTPKPVSRAEAESIAAKLIASKLAKGYTPAEDGTPYHATSNEGRDSGVRPQLLNPVEECELPRLLGDTRQVLQEKHDGKRMLVRKLGKDVHGINRRGLIVALPQPIAEAALGIPVDLLIDGEAVGDVLHAFDLLQVKGNDVRDRSYLDRFAGLLRQLDANSAIRPVSTVVEPKDKQAMFDTLRTTGAEGVVFKDMHSHFKPGRPNSGGPHLKFKFVTTASFIVGAINNRRSVALVLLDGDERVPAGNVTIPPDHDIPAPGDTVEVRFLYAFPESGCIYQPVYRGRRDDIDPADCHVRQLNYKDQSIAA from the coding sequence ATGCCTACAACCCTGTATTACCGCGAAGGCGGCTCCGACAAAGTCTATCAGGCCGACATCGAACCGGCCGGTGATGGCTTCCAGGTCACCTTCGCCTACGGCCGGCGCGGAGCCACGCTCCAGACCGGCACCAAGACCCCGAAACCCGTCAGCCGGGCTGAAGCCGAATCGATCGCCGCGAAGCTCATCGCTTCCAAGCTCGCCAAAGGTTACACGCCTGCGGAGGACGGCACGCCCTACCACGCCACCAGCAACGAAGGCCGTGACAGCGGAGTCCGCCCGCAACTCCTCAACCCGGTCGAAGAATGCGAGCTGCCCCGGCTGCTCGGCGACACCCGCCAGGTCCTCCAGGAAAAGCACGACGGCAAGCGGATGCTCGTCCGCAAGCTCGGCAAGGACGTCCACGGCATCAACCGCCGCGGGCTCATTGTCGCGCTGCCGCAGCCGATTGCCGAAGCCGCCTTGGGCATCCCCGTCGATCTCCTCATCGACGGCGAGGCCGTGGGAGATGTCCTCCACGCCTTCGACCTTCTCCAGGTCAAAGGCAACGATGTAAGGGATCGCTCGTACCTCGACCGCTTTGCCGGTCTGCTCCGCCAGCTCGACGCCAACAGCGCGATCCGACCGGTCAGCACCGTCGTCGAGCCGAAGGACAAACAGGCGATGTTCGACACCCTCCGCACGACCGGGGCCGAGGGCGTCGTCTTCAAAGACATGCACAGCCACTTCAAGCCCGGCCGCCCGAACTCGGGAGGGCCGCATTTGAAGTTCAAGTTCGTCACCACCGCGTCCTTCATCGTCGGAGCGATCAACAACCGTCGCAGCGTCGCGCTCGTCCTCCTCGACGGAGACGAACGCGTGCCCGCCGGCAACGTCACCATCCCACCTGATCACGACATCCCGGCACCGGGCGACACCGTGGAGGTGAGGTTCCTCTACGCCTTCCCCGAAAGCGGCTGCATCTACCAGCCGGTCTATCGCGGAAGGCGCGATGACATCGACCCCGCCGACTGCCACGTCCGGCAGCTCAATTACAAGGACCAGAGCATCGCCGCCTGA
- a CDS encoding PrsW family glutamic-type intramembrane protease, whose amino-acid sequence MNWYYSNGETAVGPLGETSMAELHRCGVILSDTQVIREGSDEWMPFHVAFTNFKTPPPTPGTSGTSLVGLTLSRVAGGISSAAGLEVLDGGRAKGVFGSIFRKRTAEEMEECFAVGTSRTTPPLSEVGQGWPAPWVFVRLLAFSVLVTLAFTWAIIRFQNPNLYPGWVFMGAFSIPFSVMVFFLETNTPGNISFYRVLKLFFLGGLLSLVFSLFLFDATGVGLWLGPVAAGPIEETGKLLAVVAVARKWSGIQWTLNGLLLGSAVGAGFAAFETAGYIANADAFGGTDFGTMIMRGLLAPFTHVIWTAAAAGALWRHMGGRRFALGMLFEWPVLRILAISIGLHMLWNSSLTFPILGDVAKFVALGAVGWILVLLLIQDGIAQVTKAVAVQQEASEKEVPEVM is encoded by the coding sequence ATGAACTGGTACTACTCGAACGGGGAAACTGCCGTCGGGCCACTCGGGGAAACGTCGATGGCGGAACTCCATCGGTGCGGTGTGATCTTGTCCGATACCCAAGTAATCCGCGAAGGAAGCGACGAGTGGATGCCCTTCCATGTCGCGTTCACGAACTTCAAAACACCACCACCGACCCCTGGTACATCAGGAACCAGTCTCGTCGGTTTGACGCTTAGCAGGGTCGCCGGTGGGATCAGCAGTGCCGCCGGTCTCGAAGTGCTCGACGGTGGGCGGGCCAAGGGCGTGTTCGGATCCATCTTCCGAAAGCGTACCGCCGAGGAAATGGAAGAGTGCTTTGCTGTCGGCACCAGCCGGACGACACCTCCGCTGTCCGAGGTGGGACAAGGTTGGCCGGCACCTTGGGTGTTTGTCCGGTTGCTTGCCTTCTCCGTCCTCGTGACCCTCGCCTTTACTTGGGCAATCATCCGCTTTCAGAATCCGAACCTTTATCCAGGGTGGGTATTCATGGGGGCCTTTTCGATTCCCTTCTCGGTAATGGTTTTCTTTCTGGAGACCAACACTCCCGGGAACATCTCTTTCTACCGGGTGCTGAAGCTGTTCTTCCTTGGTGGGCTGTTGTCACTCGTGTTCAGCTTGTTCCTTTTCGATGCCACTGGCGTGGGCCTATGGCTTGGTCCTGTTGCTGCGGGTCCGATCGAGGAAACCGGGAAGCTCTTGGCCGTTGTCGCGGTGGCCAGAAAGTGGTCTGGCATACAGTGGACATTGAACGGGCTGCTACTTGGCTCGGCCGTCGGGGCGGGTTTTGCCGCGTTTGAGACGGCGGGTTATATCGCGAATGCAGACGCCTTTGGTGGAACCGATTTCGGAACCATGATCATGCGCGGACTGCTGGCACCCTTCACCCACGTCATCTGGACGGCTGCGGCGGCGGGAGCCCTGTGGCGCCACATGGGGGGCAGGAGGTTCGCACTTGGGATGTTGTTTGAGTGGCCAGTCCTGCGGATTCTGGCCATCTCCATCGGACTCCACATGCTCTGGAACAGCAGCTTGACCTTTCCGATCCTGGGAGACGTTGCGAAGTTCGTCGCACTTGGAGCGGTCGGCTGGATCCTCGTGCTGCTTTTGATCCAAGACGGCATTGCCCAAGTCACCAAGGCAGTTGCCGTCCAACAGGAAGCATCGGAAAAGGAAGTCCCGGAAGTGATGTAA
- a CDS encoding helix-turn-helix transcriptional regulator, whose amino-acid sequence MGSSTVQNLLKRLKALRVQRGLTQERFAESAGISYKYYQAVEAGRKQDLRLSTLERLAKAHGLEPWELLRPGGEPLRQAETGRKKHLR is encoded by the coding sequence ATGGGGAGTTCCACGGTCCAAAACCTGCTGAAGCGCTTGAAGGCGTTGCGCGTCCAGCGGGGCTTGACCCAAGAGCGGTTCGCCGAGTCCGCTGGGATTTCCTACAAATACTATCAGGCAGTAGAGGCCGGCCGGAAGCAGGACCTTCGGCTCTCCACCTTGGAGCGCTTGGCGAAGGCACACGGATTGGAACCCTGGGAACTGCTGCGACCTGGTGGAGAACCCTTGCGGCAAGCAGAGACGGGGAGAAAAAAGCACCTCCGGTAG
- a CDS encoding DUF5131 family protein: MSDQSKIEWTNATWNPVRGCTKISPGCKNCYAKTFAERWRGIPGHPFEFGFDLRLVPDKLDAPLRWPSPKKIFVNSMSDLFHEGVPDDYIGLVGQVMEAADWHVYQVLTKRPQRLLESLDGPLKNLARMKHIWWGVSVEDRKHGLPRLEMLRAANVGVKFLSVEPLLEDLRDFDLSGIDWVIVGGESGPGARPIQKSWVSRIRDLCLDAGVPFFFKQWGGARKHLTGRDLDGVTHDGFPDVVHGPVPSLTERRIRIGTFSQALELKSYSAPLV, encoded by the coding sequence ATGAGCGATCAATCAAAGATCGAGTGGACGAATGCAACCTGGAACCCGGTTCGGGGTTGCACCAAGATCAGCCCCGGCTGCAAGAATTGCTACGCCAAGACCTTCGCCGAGCGATGGCGGGGAATTCCGGGCCATCCGTTCGAGTTCGGGTTCGACCTGCGGCTTGTCCCCGACAAGCTGGATGCACCCTTGCGATGGCCTTCGCCAAAGAAGATCTTCGTCAACTCGATGAGCGATCTCTTTCACGAGGGCGTTCCGGACGACTACATCGGCCTGGTTGGCCAGGTCATGGAGGCCGCGGATTGGCACGTCTATCAGGTGCTCACCAAGCGGCCTCAGCGCCTTCTGGAGTCGCTTGACGGCCCACTGAAGAATCTGGCCCGGATGAAGCACATCTGGTGGGGCGTGAGCGTGGAAGACCGGAAGCATGGCCTGCCCAGGTTGGAGATGCTCCGTGCTGCCAATGTTGGCGTGAAGTTCCTCTCGGTGGAGCCACTGCTGGAGGACCTGAGGGACTTTGATTTGAGCGGCATCGATTGGGTCATCGTTGGCGGCGAGAGTGGGCCCGGTGCGCGGCCGATCCAGAAGAGCTGGGTTTCGCGGATCCGGGACCTCTGTTTGGACGCGGGGGTGCCATTCTTCTTCAAACAGTGGGGAGGTGCGCGAAAACATCTCACCGGTCGCGATCTGGATGGAGTGACACATGACGGGTTTCCCGATGTCGTCCACGGCCCGGTACCTTCGTTGACCGAGCGGCGCATCAGAATTGGGACGTTTTCCCAAGCGCTGGAACTGAAGTCCTACTCCGCTCCATTGGTCTGA
- a CDS encoding sigma-70 family RNA polymerase sigma factor, with the protein MSGLFPTTPLHLITQLKDPDGGASWQVSWKRFLELYHEPIAAIARASYRRHTGGQQPTREFVEDAVAMVVANFFSKSQYGYDATKGRLRTFLRKLTNARVVDKLRKERPLDQRFMHEGVEAELPDESESESDAFQQSLLATLIEDLRNQIPLRQFEIFERVKLKHEPPVAVATDLGIQRAMVDRTIHKAMNKLREIAARSEYQEEFYR; encoded by the coding sequence ATGAGCGGCCTTTTCCCGACTACCCCACTGCATTTGATAACGCAGCTCAAAGACCCTGATGGCGGGGCGAGTTGGCAGGTGTCGTGGAAGCGCTTTCTCGAACTCTACCATGAGCCGATTGCCGCCATCGCACGTGCCTCCTACCGACGGCACACCGGCGGCCAGCAGCCGACCCGCGAATTTGTCGAGGATGCGGTCGCGATGGTTGTCGCCAATTTCTTTTCCAAGAGCCAATACGGCTACGATGCAACTAAGGGGCGCCTGCGCACCTTCCTGCGCAAGCTGACCAACGCCCGTGTCGTGGACAAATTGAGGAAGGAGCGGCCCCTGGATCAGCGCTTTATGCACGAGGGGGTGGAGGCTGAGCTGCCTGATGAGTCGGAATCCGAGTCAGACGCGTTCCAGCAGTCGCTCCTCGCGACGTTGATTGAGGACTTGAGAAACCAGATCCCGCTCCGGCAGTTCGAGATCTTCGAGCGGGTGAAACTCAAGCATGAGCCGCCGGTGGCGGTGGCGACCGATCTCGGCATCCAGCGCGCGATGGTCGACCGAACGATCCACAAGGCCATGAACAAGCTCCGGGAGATTGCCGCCCGGAGCGAATACCAGGAGGAATTCTACCGATGA